In a single window of the Thermoplasmatales archaeon genome:
- the mdh gene encoding malate dehydrogenase codes for MTRQKISVIGAGNVGATVAQFLAFRDLGDIYLFDVIPGIPEGKALDIQEGLPHFGVDAKVKGFTTTSGDAYSNLKGSDVIVITAGLARKPGMSRDDLLFKNLEIMKDVANNVKKYASDAMVVIVSNPADTMAYAFQKVSGMPPNHIIGLGGSLDSSRFRTFIADALNVSVKDVNAFVIGGHGDDMVPFIRYSSVSGIPIEKLLSKEKIDEIVHRTRFGGGEIVDLLKSGSAYYAPGISITAMVESIVRDKNRVIPCAAYISGEHAKHYNVENVFIGVPVRIGSNCVEEIYDIDFNADEKALWEKTVISVKSNCKKVDDFFKSGAN; via the coding sequence ATGACAAGACAAAAAATTTCAGTAATCGGTGCAGGAAATGTAGGAGCAACCGTAGCACAGTTTCTGGCTTTCAGGGATTTGGGTGACATTTACCTTTTTGATGTCATACCCGGGATACCGGAAGGAAAGGCTCTTGATATTCAGGAGGGTCTACCACATTTTGGTGTTGACGCGAAGGTTAAAGGTTTTACAACGACAAGTGGAGATGCATATTCCAACCTTAAGGGATCGGATGTAATAGTCATAACCGCCGGCTTGGCTCGCAAACCTGGCATGAGCAGAGATGATCTGCTTTTCAAAAATCTCGAAATAATGAAGGATGTCGCAAACAATGTAAAAAAATACGCATCAGACGCCATGGTTGTCATAGTGTCAAATCCGGCAGACACCATGGCATACGCTTTCCAGAAAGTATCTGGAATGCCACCAAACCACATTATCGGACTCGGCGGAAGTCTTGACAGTTCAAGGTTCAGGACATTTATAGCAGATGCGCTGAATGTATCCGTGAAAGATGTAAACGCATTTGTGATCGGAGGGCATGGAGACGATATGGTTCCATTCATAAGGTATTCCAGCGTGAGCGGAATACCGATAGAGAAGCTGCTATCAAAGGAAAAGATCGATGAGATAGTCCACAGAACAAGATTTGGCGGCGGTGAGATCGTGGATCTTCTTAAATCAGGCAGTGCCTATTATGCCCCAGGCATATCTATTACCGCAATGGTTGAATCCATAGTTCGTGACAAAAATAGGGTTATTCCCTGCGCAGCGTATATTTCAGGAGAACATGCAAAACACTACAACGTCGAAAATGTATTTATCGGCGTACCAGTCCGCATAGGCTCAAACTGCGTAGAGGAGATCTACGATATAGATTTCAATGCTGACGAAAAGGCACTTTGGGAAAAGACAGTTATTTCTGTGAAATCTAACTGCAAGAAGGTCGACGATTTCTTCAAATCTGGTGCAAACTGA
- a CDS encoding twin-arginine translocase TatA/TatE family subunit: MFDSGIEILIIIVAILILFGSAKKIPEFARSLGRATGEFKRGQMELQNEMKKAAYDTPEPPAQKMNYSEAAKALGIDPSNKSDDQLIKEINEKTKIN; the protein is encoded by the coding sequence ATGTTTGATTCTGGCATTGAGATTTTAATAATAATAGTTGCGATATTGATATTGTTTGGTAGTGCGAAAAAGATACCTGAATTTGCGCGATCTCTTGGTAGGGCTACCGGGGAATTCAAGAGAGGACAGATGGAGTTACAAAATGAGATGAAGAAAGCCGCGTATGATACTCCAGAACCTCCTGCTCAAAAGATGAATTACTCTGAGGCAGCGAAAGCACTTGGCATAGATCCCAGTAACAAATCTGATGATCAGTTGATAAAAGAGATAAACGAAAAGACAAAGATTAACTGA
- a CDS encoding mechanosensitive ion channel family protein, with product MPDKDDENQAEIKRLVKLFATLIVIVIIIFAAVILLERFLHFPPSYSKYIYAVVIGLVVYIIVKTISKVIETFLDKRIGKAEAKPITMIIMIIGYFIVLLAVLAALGINVSSVILSAALFGAVIGLATQTILSNIFAGLILVFTKPFKVGDYVTINAWQFGKAYPTIAPKYFSVDRFEAAGYSGVIENITLNYTKIHLEGENTVTIPNGVLMQASFTVIKGSQWIQARFEVPKTIRFDDLRGKLISVIEKVDGYAGESKLAVDETTMTSYIIIIRVLTSSRELLNAKGKLLEGIMDVVEPLKK from the coding sequence ATGCCAGACAAAGATGACGAGAATCAAGCTGAGATAAAACGATTAGTTAAGCTATTTGCAACTCTTATCGTAATTGTTATAATTATCTTTGCTGCTGTGATATTACTTGAAAGATTCTTACATTTTCCTCCGAGTTATTCAAAATACATTTATGCAGTTGTTATTGGTCTGGTCGTATACATTATTGTAAAGACGATTTCAAAAGTAATTGAAACATTCCTAGACAAACGGATAGGAAAAGCGGAGGCAAAACCCATAACCATGATTATAATGATCATTGGCTATTTCATTGTTCTTCTCGCCGTTCTTGCAGCTTTAGGAATAAACGTGTCCTCGGTAATTCTGAGTGCTGCATTATTCGGTGCCGTTATAGGATTGGCAACACAAACAATACTCTCCAACATCTTTGCAGGATTAATTCTGGTTTTTACAAAGCCTTTCAAAGTTGGTGATTATGTTACTATAAATGCCTGGCAGTTCGGAAAGGCGTATCCAACTATAGCTCCAAAATATTTTTCTGTTGATAGATTTGAAGCTGCAGGATACAGCGGAGTGATAGAAAATATAACTCTTAACTACACGAAAATACACCTGGAGGGAGAAAATACAGTAACAATACCAAACGGAGTCCTGATGCAAGCCTCCTTCACGGTAATAAAGGGAAGTCAATGGATTCAGGCAAGGTTCGAGGTTCCAAAGACTATCAGATTCGATGACCTTAGAGGAAAACTGATCTCAGTTATAGAGAAAGTTGATGGATATGCTGGAGAATCAAAGCTTGCAGTGGACGAAACAACGATGACTTCATATATAATCATAATCAGGGTCCTTACAAGTAGCCGTGAACTTCTTAACGCCAAAGGTAAACTTCTTGAAGGTATAATGGACGTAGTTGAGCCTCTCAAAAAGTAA
- a CDS encoding mechanosensitive ion channel family protein produces MSTNRINHFKILASLVFLLIGILIVIYVTVFFLHQIPVKYARFVDAGVIALVSYLILKIITLYVNDVLLKYLDRAKVHPFVFMINMVGYFVIALAVVASLGIDVSSLILGSTFLAAVLGLAAQSVLSNQFSGLLIIITKPFKIGDRVWIHVWQFSIAYGVIVPKYFSSDFLYNNGFLGVIEDISINFTTLRTDGGEIVKIANNVLTQGAFRLITDTPIVQVRYEIPKYLDISQFRDEITQKVSTISGIDGDPILNIDETTLNTYVIMVKAKFRGTTPEAARSKIIENIIRIVEPKRFSSASLSNFK; encoded by the coding sequence GTGTCTACCAATCGGATTAATCATTTTAAAATTCTTGCTTCGTTAGTATTCTTATTAATAGGTATTCTCATAGTTATCTACGTAACAGTATTTTTTCTGCACCAAATACCAGTTAAATATGCAAGGTTCGTAGATGCAGGTGTTATAGCACTTGTTTCATATCTGATCTTGAAAATTATAACTCTTTATGTGAACGATGTGCTTTTGAAATATTTAGACCGTGCAAAGGTGCACCCATTTGTCTTTATGATAAATATGGTCGGATACTTTGTCATTGCACTCGCGGTAGTTGCTTCGCTGGGCATAGATGTTTCCTCCTTGATCCTTGGCAGTACTTTCCTGGCAGCGGTTCTTGGACTCGCTGCACAGAGTGTTCTTTCAAACCAATTTTCAGGTCTCTTAATTATAATAACCAAGCCTTTTAAGATAGGTGATAGAGTTTGGATTCACGTCTGGCAATTCAGTATTGCTTATGGTGTAATAGTGCCCAAATACTTCTCTAGTGACTTTCTTTACAATAACGGTTTCCTTGGCGTAATAGAGGATATATCAATCAACTTCACTACCTTGAGAACTGATGGCGGTGAAATTGTAAAAATTGCCAATAATGTTCTTACCCAGGGGGCATTCAGGCTGATAACAGATACACCAATCGTTCAGGTACGATACGAGATTCCAAAATACCTTGATATTTCTCAGTTCCGTGATGAGATAACTCAGAAAGTTTCCACAATATCCGGAATAGATGGTGATCCTATCTTAAATATAGACGAAACAACGCTGAATACTTACGTTATAATGGTCAAGGCAAAATTCCGCGGAACTACACCTGAAGCTGCCAGAAGCAAAATTATTGAAAATATTATCCGGATAGTGGAACCAAAAAGATTTTCATCAGCTTCATTAAGTAATTTCAAGTAA
- a CDS encoding peroxiredoxin, which yields MAVYLGQKIPDMTVNTTQGPISFSQFKGKWVLLFSHPGDFTPVCTTEFMAFAEHYDEFKKLGVELLGLSVDSLFSHIAWLRDIKEKFGITIPFPVIADPNKEVAKEFNLMDEKVGATVRGVFIIDPNQVVRWMIYYPAETGRNIKEIIRVIKALQFNWDKKLATPVDWEPGDAGVKSAPGTMKDAEERLKEPGAERWYLTKVKA from the coding sequence ATGGCAGTTTATTTAGGTCAAAAGATTCCAGATATGACAGTTAATACGACACAGGGACCAATTTCATTTTCCCAGTTCAAAGGGAAGTGGGTCTTGCTGTTTTCTCATCCGGGGGATTTCACTCCCGTGTGCACTACAGAATTTATGGCATTCGCAGAACATTATGATGAGTTCAAGAAACTTGGTGTCGAATTGCTTGGATTAAGCGTTGACAGCCTTTTCAGTCATATTGCGTGGCTTAGAGATATAAAGGAGAAATTCGGGATCACTATACCGTTTCCTGTTATTGCCGATCCGAACAAAGAAGTTGCCAAAGAATTCAACCTTATGGATGAAAAAGTTGGAGCTACGGTAAGAGGTGTTTTCATCATAGATCCAAATCAGGTCGTAAGATGGATGATATATTATCCGGCAGAGACTGGAAGAAACATAAAAGAAATTATCAGGGTAATCAAAGCGCTTCAATTTAACTGGGACAAGAAGCTTGCTACTCCGGTAGATTGGGAGCCTGGGGATGCAGGAGTTAAGAGTGCTCCTGGGACAATGAAAGATGCTGAGGAAAGACTAAAAGAGCCGGGCGCGGAAAGATGGTATCTTACAAAAGTAAAAGCATGA
- the queC gene encoding 7-cyano-7-deazaguanine synthase QueC, translating into MTDKCVCLLSGGMDSATVATLASKKGYECYALSFDYGQRHRKELKSALEIARRLNIKHKIVTINLEDIAYSALTGYGKVDRRDINNISSGIPNTYVPSRNIVFLSIAASYAESIGAREIFIGANAIDYSGYPDCRPEFYNAFEMALNTGTKAGNFRIRVPLQYLSKSDIVKLATKIGAPLEITTSCYEGDDLACGHCDSCQLRLRGFMEAGIKDPIKYNSYPDFYKKWIENI; encoded by the coding sequence ATGACAGATAAGTGTGTTTGTCTTCTTTCTGGAGGAATGGACTCAGCAACAGTTGCGACACTTGCCTCCAAGAAAGGTTATGAATGCTATGCGTTATCGTTTGATTATGGCCAGCGCCATAGGAAAGAACTAAAATCTGCCCTGGAAATAGCTCGAAGACTAAACATAAAACATAAAATTGTTACGATAAACCTGGAAGACATCGCATATAGTGCACTTACTGGATACGGAAAAGTGGACAGAAGAGATATAAACAACATCAGTTCTGGAATACCGAACACATACGTTCCGTCGAGAAACATAGTGTTCCTGTCGATAGCCGCTTCGTATGCAGAAAGCATAGGTGCAAGAGAAATATTCATCGGCGCGAACGCCATAGATTACTCCGGTTACCCTGACTGCAGACCGGAGTTCTATAATGCATTTGAAATGGCCCTCAACACTGGAACAAAGGCAGGGAATTTTAGAATTAGGGTTCCACTACAGTATCTCTCCAAAAGCGATATTGTCAAGCTCGCAACAAAAATCGGAGCACCTTTGGAAATCACTACGTCATGTTACGAAGGTGACGATCTTGCCTGTGGTCATTGCGATTCTTGCCAATTGCGATTACGTGGTTTTATGGAAGCTGGTATTAAGGATCCAATCAAATATAACTCGTATCCCGATTTCTACAAAAAATGGATAGAAAATATTTGA
- a CDS encoding 6-carboxytetrahydropterin synthase → MYIKIDGKQNNLRFSAAHFIPTIEKCSRLHGHDYSVSLKVTGDPVDGILIDYGIVKQVLRKLIEEIDHKVIVPKSSKFSNVKKTSESYEVEYGGKSYVFPAVDVFELDADFSSSESMCRIMCNRIGERLKSYSNLQKLSVCLYEGPGQSACIELNLNDR, encoded by the coding sequence ATGTATATAAAAATTGATGGTAAGCAAAACAACCTGCGCTTTTCAGCTGCACACTTTATCCCGACAATTGAGAAATGTTCACGATTGCATGGTCACGATTATTCCGTGAGTCTCAAAGTAACCGGGGATCCTGTTGATGGTATACTTATAGATTACGGCATTGTTAAGCAAGTTCTGAGGAAGTTAATAGAGGAAATTGATCATAAGGTTATAGTTCCAAAAAGTTCAAAATTTTCGAACGTAAAAAAGACTTCAGAATCTTATGAGGTCGAATATGGTGGAAAATCTTATGTTTTTCCAGCAGTAGATGTGTTTGAGCTGGATGCAGACTTTTCTTCGAGCGAATCTATGTGCCGTATAATGTGCAATAGGATCGGAGAAAGATTGAAATCTTATAGTAATTTGCAAAAACTCTCCGTTTGTTTGTACGAAGGTCCGGGTCAATCCGCATGCATTGAGTTGAATTTAAATGACAGATAA
- a CDS encoding MarR family transcriptional regulator, giving the protein MKRGIEIWREISTISSRLLRESEKQLDDKGISIIEFRILRDLNERGDMPMVKLAKLNFITQGWTTSLIDRLEQKGYVQRTRSSLDRRVINISSTEKGSEFYSTIKCIHEAFVNESLKFLSDKEEDVLMLLLKKIDSNLEKSFDLISEVNNH; this is encoded by the coding sequence ATGAAACGTGGAATAGAAATATGGCGAGAGATATCGACAATCAGTTCGAGACTTCTTCGTGAATCGGAAAAACAGCTTGACGACAAGGGCATTTCCATAATAGAATTTCGTATCTTGCGCGACCTTAACGAACGAGGAGATATGCCGATGGTGAAACTTGCTAAACTAAATTTTATCACACAAGGATGGACAACAAGCTTGATTGACAGACTCGAGCAAAAAGGATACGTACAGCGCACAAGAAGCAGTCTGGATAGGCGCGTAATCAATATTAGCTCCACTGAAAAAGGCTCTGAATTTTATTCTACAATAAAATGTATACATGAAGCTTTTGTTAATGAATCACTAAAGTTTCTCAGCGACAAAGAAGAAGATGTGCTTATGTTGTTGCTGAAAAAAATTGACTCAAACCTGGAAAAAAGTTTTGATCTTATATCGGAAGTAAATAATCACTGA
- a CDS encoding mechanosensitive ion channel family protein, whose amino-acid sequence MVNGKKVFYYIFSLFIIAGVAILIIYFFAFLLKLIPTQYVKFVYAAIIATTGFIVIFFVNNLIRHKLSANKSMRKGRTYILFLINILAYFVLSVAILASLGVNVYSVIVGGAFLSVILGLAVQGVLGNIASGLLITITKPFKLGDKVWVLSWNSSSALITLQFSIFLPKYFSADALFSQGISGQVQDISLNYTKLKEADGNVVVLPNSIVSTGAFVFLGDLKSIRIRYEVPKSLSPDFVYAKTEECLSNFLSKINSKSMFMDETTLNTYVMIVSLHLSSHELITTRSDIINEIKVNLEKFRIKVSPIQD is encoded by the coding sequence ATGGTTAATGGAAAAAAAGTCTTTTATTATATCTTTTCATTGTTTATAATAGCTGGTGTCGCGATACTAATCATTTATTTTTTCGCTTTCCTCCTTAAATTAATTCCGACACAATACGTCAAATTTGTTTATGCGGCCATAATAGCCACTACGGGCTTTATTGTTATATTTTTTGTCAACAATTTAATCAGGCATAAATTATCTGCTAACAAGTCAATGCGTAAAGGAAGGACGTATATACTCTTTCTGATAAATATCCTTGCATACTTTGTGCTCTCTGTAGCGATACTTGCTTCACTAGGAGTTAATGTTTATTCGGTAATTGTTGGTGGTGCTTTTCTCTCAGTTATTCTGGGGCTGGCGGTTCAGGGTGTCCTTGGAAATATTGCTTCAGGGTTGCTGATAACTATCACAAAACCCTTTAAACTTGGCGATAAAGTTTGGGTTCTTTCTTGGAATTCCTCGTCCGCATTGATTACACTGCAATTTTCCATATTTTTACCTAAGTATTTCTCTGCCGATGCTCTGTTCTCACAGGGTATTAGCGGTCAAGTCCAGGATATATCTCTTAATTATACTAAATTAAAGGAAGCTGACGGAAATGTAGTGGTGCTTCCTAACAGTATTGTTTCTACTGGCGCATTTGTTTTTCTTGGTGATCTCAAAAGTATAAGAATCCGGTACGAAGTACCGAAATCCTTGAGTCCAGATTTTGTATACGCAAAGACCGAGGAATGCTTATCGAACTTCCTTTCGAAAATAAACTCCAAGAGCATGTTTATGGATGAAACCACACTTAACACTTACGTCATGATCGTTTCCTTGCATCTTTCCTCACACGAGCTAATAACAACGAGAAGTGATATAATAAACGAGATCAAAGTAAATCTTGAGAAGTTCAGAATAAAAGTATCACCCATTCAGGATTGA
- a CDS encoding TA0956 family protein — protein sequence MFNLAIGSMHPSVICVELSKFTDSLNSLKEVLGSPYPEEELTEFIETYARTDEILPSDKTVGFVIASSTKKIVSFSFSKLSEDLKKELDASSQSFEKIGYSVEIDTQ from the coding sequence ATGTTCAACCTGGCCATAGGGTCCATGCACCCTTCGGTCATCTGTGTTGAATTGTCTAAATTTACTGATTCTTTGAACTCTTTGAAGGAAGTTCTCGGAAGTCCATATCCTGAAGAAGAACTGACTGAGTTTATAGAAACTTATGCCAGGACTGATGAAATACTCCCAAGTGACAAGACAGTAGGTTTCGTTATAGCAAGCAGCACAAAAAAGATAGTGTCTTTTTCTTTCAGTAAGTTATCAGAAGACTTGAAAAAAGAACTGGATGCCTCTTCACAATCCTTTGAGAAGATCGGATATTCTGTGGAGATTGACACTCAGTGA
- the arsB gene encoding arsenical efflux pump membrane protein ArsB gives MFLVIKKPFGIGIGYSSLIGAALTLILGLTTFNQVITVWDIVWNATFTFVAIIVLSMIYDEIGFFDQIAKKITEHSNGSIRLLFVMMILLGSVVSALFANDGAVLVLTPIVLSLVRNLGLDKKAQIAFVISIGFISDTASVPLTISNLVNIITAGYFKINFIQYFSVMYLPYIVSVLASLGVLWLFFHSSLPRAVTPKVPPASGLPVRDPAMIKAGIPVLVALIALYAITGVYGIPISFIAVPVVGILLAIVSLRKSVSARRVLKEAPWQIVLFSIGMYIIVFGLGYNGFIDILSGLILRISSFPGPLPLLLSGYLFSGMASVMNNLPSVMLGNLAIPLSLSNTHLAYANIIGNDIGTKFTPIGSLATLLWLNSLDKNSGIKISYGYYMKVGLILCIPVLTVTLISLYFV, from the coding sequence ATGTTTCTGGTAATCAAGAAACCTTTTGGTATAGGTATAGGGTACTCCTCTCTTATTGGGGCAGCCTTAACTCTTATCCTCGGTCTTACGACATTCAATCAGGTCATAACTGTATGGGATATTGTATGGAACGCTACATTCACTTTTGTAGCCATAATAGTTCTATCAATGATATACGACGAGATCGGTTTTTTTGATCAGATAGCCAAAAAGATCACAGAACATTCCAATGGATCAATAAGACTATTGTTTGTGATGATGATCCTTCTTGGTTCGGTTGTCTCAGCACTTTTTGCCAACGATGGCGCGGTGCTTGTGCTGACTCCTATCGTGCTCTCCCTTGTAAGGAACCTCGGATTAGACAAAAAGGCACAGATAGCATTCGTAATTTCCATAGGTTTCATTTCTGACACCGCAAGCGTACCGCTGACAATAAGCAACCTTGTGAACATAATAACGGCTGGATATTTCAAAATTAATTTTATACAATACTTTAGTGTTATGTATTTGCCTTATATCGTTTCTGTTCTTGCGTCACTTGGGGTTCTTTGGTTATTTTTTCATTCCTCGCTTCCGAGAGCAGTAACTCCGAAAGTGCCTCCTGCAAGTGGACTCCCTGTCCGTGATCCAGCCATGATCAAAGCGGGCATACCAGTTCTGGTTGCGCTCATCGCTCTATATGCGATTACAGGAGTCTATGGAATCCCGATATCATTTATCGCGGTACCTGTTGTCGGAATTCTTCTTGCTATCGTTTCGCTGAGGAAATCGGTAAGCGCGCGGAGAGTGCTGAAAGAGGCCCCATGGCAAATTGTTCTTTTCTCGATTGGAATGTACATCATAGTTTTCGGCCTGGGTTACAATGGTTTTATCGATATACTTTCTGGCCTCATACTGCGCATCTCCTCTTTTCCTGGCCCATTGCCCCTTCTACTTTCAGGTTATCTTTTTTCTGGAATGGCATCAGTGATGAATAACCTGCCCTCTGTTATGCTGGGCAACCTCGCGATCCCTTTGTCTCTCTCAAATACTCATCTCGCCTATGCAAACATCATAGGAAATGACATTGGAACAAAATTCACTCCTATAGGTTCTCTGGCGACGCTCCTGTGGTTAAATTCTCTCGATAAAAATAGTGGGATAAAGATCTCGTATGGATATTACATGAAAGTCGGTTTAATCCTATGTATTCCGGTGCTTACTGTAACTTTGATATCACTTTATTTTGTTTAG
- the tatC gene encoding Sec-independent protein translocase TatC has product MDDNFFTVISRHIADLRKSVIHIVYFFLGVFAFFLLFGIHKVTIFGHSFLFLYPNVYRNMPSQLLVILEDHVLPAGTKLIIVSPTNGVVANVYIALFISLVVSMPVIVIELAKFIGPALKKSEKALIKTITVPATILFATGAFIGLWLIAPALFIIFKEFDIGVNSTPTMGISNFTSFLLLYMLSFGLAFETPVIMYGLTRAGMVTSGFWISHWRYAVIGALVFGWIFSPGVLGFTMIIMSIPIISLYFLGAYFSRRYERKVAAQNTSFTSES; this is encoded by the coding sequence ATGGATGATAATTTCTTTACCGTCATTTCCCGGCACATTGCTGATCTGAGGAAATCGGTTATCCACATTGTTTATTTCTTTTTGGGAGTATTTGCATTTTTCCTCCTTTTCGGAATTCACAAGGTTACCATCTTTGGCCATTCGTTCCTTTTTCTTTATCCGAATGTTTATAGGAATATGCCCTCGCAACTCCTCGTCATACTTGAGGATCATGTGCTTCCCGCTGGGACTAAACTCATTATAGTAAGTCCAACCAATGGCGTTGTAGCGAATGTTTACATTGCACTTTTCATAAGTCTCGTTGTCAGCATGCCAGTAATTGTCATTGAGCTGGCTAAATTTATTGGTCCAGCTTTGAAGAAGAGTGAAAAAGCTCTGATTAAGACGATTACGGTGCCTGCAACTATATTATTCGCAACTGGAGCATTTATTGGCCTCTGGCTGATTGCACCTGCGTTGTTTATAATTTTTAAGGAATTTGACATTGGAGTTAACTCTACCCCGACAATGGGAATTTCAAATTTCACGTCCTTTCTCCTGCTATACATGCTTTCTTTTGGATTGGCGTTCGAGACCCCGGTTATAATGTACGGATTGACCCGAGCAGGAATGGTTACGTCCGGGTTCTGGATTAGTCACTGGAGATATGCTGTTATCGGGGCACTCGTTTTTGGATGGATTTTTTCACCTGGCGTTCTAGGATTCACCATGATTATTATGTCCATACCAATCATCTCCCTCTATTTTCTTGGAGCGTATTTCTCAAGAAGGTACGAGAGAAAGGTGGCGGCGCAGAATACAAGTTTTACCTCTGAATCCTAA
- a CDS encoding MFS transporter: MVRYKWIALSNTTIGVLMASINGTITLIALPAIFRGIDLSPTAPGSFVYLLWILMGFNIVTATLLVTFGRLSDMFGRVRLFNIGFIIFTVGSVLLFITPGKGDVGGMELIGFRIIQALGAAFLFSNSTAILTDAFPVAERGKAMGINQVAALSGSFIGLILGGVLAIFNWRYVFLVSVPVGILGAVWSNLKLRETSLRQPGQRIDYLGNTSLAVGLTVLLIGITYGLLPYGTSTMGWGNPLVVASIVVGIALIVAFPFIEMKVKHPMFRMELFKNRAFSMGNLAALTSSLARGGVMIILIILLQGIWLPLHGYSYAVTPFWAGIYMVPMTAGFIVMGPLAGALSDKHGARVLSTLGMVVVAIAFLALTFLGYDFNYIPFAIALFVMGIGNGLFAAPNTASIMNSVPAHLRGVASGMRSTMQNAGMTASMGIFFTIVLFGLSKGLPTTLYPRLISAGIANSIALALSVHFPPTVALFSAFLGVDPIRSVLQTLGISISSLGPGFAIIDKPVWFATSIASSFMSSLRTAFYIGLALSLSAAILSVFRGKKYVSDEALYSSDENEISNIDLKSTVKGNSGSIGGYKPPSGNNGGRK; the protein is encoded by the coding sequence ATGGTTAGATACAAATGGATCGCACTTTCTAATACTACTATCGGCGTTCTAATGGCATCAATCAACGGAACAATCACTCTAATTGCTTTACCTGCAATTTTCAGGGGAATAGACTTAAGTCCCACAGCTCCTGGATCATTTGTTTATCTTCTTTGGATACTGATGGGATTTAACATTGTTACCGCTACCTTGCTGGTTACTTTCGGAAGATTATCGGATATGTTCGGCAGAGTGCGACTGTTCAATATAGGTTTCATAATTTTCACTGTCGGCTCTGTCCTCTTATTCATAACACCCGGAAAGGGTGATGTTGGTGGAATGGAATTAATAGGCTTTAGGATTATTCAGGCTCTCGGGGCCGCATTCCTTTTTTCCAATAGCACTGCGATCCTCACAGACGCATTTCCGGTCGCTGAGCGCGGGAAAGCAATGGGAATAAATCAGGTGGCGGCTCTTTCCGGCTCCTTCATAGGCCTCATTCTGGGCGGAGTTCTTGCAATTTTCAATTGGCGCTATGTATTCCTCGTTAGCGTTCCAGTGGGGATTCTTGGTGCGGTTTGGAGCAACCTGAAGCTACGTGAAACGTCCCTAAGACAACCTGGTCAAAGAATAGATTATCTCGGCAATACCAGTCTTGCGGTTGGATTGACTGTGCTCTTGATAGGCATAACCTACGGCCTTCTTCCTTATGGGACCAGCACTATGGGTTGGGGCAACCCGTTAGTCGTAGCATCTATTGTTGTCGGTATCGCGTTAATAGTCGCATTTCCATTTATTGAAATGAAAGTTAAGCATCCTATGTTCAGGATGGAGCTCTTCAAAAACAGGGCGTTTTCCATGGGTAATCTTGCTGCACTCACATCCTCCCTTGCTCGCGGCGGTGTGATGATAATACTTATAATCCTTTTGCAGGGAATCTGGCTCCCACTTCATGGATATTCTTATGCTGTAACCCCTTTTTGGGCCGGCATATACATGGTTCCAATGACTGCAGGATTTATAGTCATGGGGCCATTGGCAGGTGCACTTTCGGACAAGCACGGAGCAAGAGTACTTTCCACTCTTGGAATGGTCGTAGTTGCTATCGCTTTCCTTGCACTTACATTTCTCGGCTATGATTTCAACTATATACCATTTGCTATCGCATTGTTCGTAATGGGTATAGGAAACGGACTTTTTGCTGCCCCAAATACCGCTTCTATTATGAATTCAGTTCCCGCGCATCTCAGGGGAGTTGCATCTGGCATGAGATCGACAATGCAAAATGCCGGTATGACCGCAAGCATGGGGATATTTTTCACCATTGTTCTTTTCGGTCTTTCTAAAGGACTCCCAACAACATTGTATCCTAGGTTGATCTCTGCGGGCATAGCAAATTCCATAGCCTTGGCTCTGTCCGTACACTTCCCGCCAACAGTAGCACTCTTTTCAGCATTCCTGGGTGTCGATCCTATACGTTCAGTTCTTCAGACTCTGGGCATTTCAATTTCTTCTCTGGGTCCCGGTTTTGCCATAATAGACAAGCCAGTATGGTTTGCAACCTCTATCGCATCCTCGTTTATGTCGTCTCTCAGGACGGCTTTTTACATAGGCTTAGCTCTCTCACTATCCGCCGCCATACTGTCTGTCTTTAGAGGGAAAAAATATGTCTCAGATGAGGCTTTATACAGTTCAGACGAAAATGAAATAAGCAATATAGACTTAAAGAGCACGGTTAAAGGAAACAGTGGATCAATCGGTGGTTACAAACCGCCATCGGGAAACAATGGAGGGAGAAAATGA